Below is a genomic region from Pempheris klunzingeri isolate RE-2024b unplaced genomic scaffold, fPemKlu1.hap1 Scaffold_105, whole genome shotgun sequence.
CATTATATATAACAAAAAGGAGAaattcatgttttcttattCAAGATAGCTAAAGTCTGTTGGCAGTTAAGATGTTAAATAAATCTGTTCTAAaagttttaagtttaaaaaaaggtatagttcaacattttgggaaatacacttacaGTAAACATCATCACTCAGCCAgcagatggttagcttagcacaaagactacaAAAGGGGAGAAAATAGCCCGGCTCTGTCAAAATGCAACAAAGGACTTCCTGTCAGTTTGAGGGTGTTGGGAAACCAGCTGAGGTCTGCTCACAGTGAAGAAATAGTTTGGCACATAACGCCCAATGAAACcacaatgtgttgtttttaacagCAGCAGATTTAACAGGTAAATTAGTGAAATTTTAACACGTGGTGATGGGAGGATTAATGtacctttagacagagccaggctagctgttcaAAACAATTAAGTTGCTGACCgtgaaattaaaacaatgagctgaaagatggtGAAACGCTCCACGGAGCTGATGGCAACAGCAGAGCTGGGTAACAATTATCTGTGGGTTCATCCCCACAAGCAATCTCTCTTCAAAACACGTTGTAATTTGATCTATAGTtgaaagaaaacttttttttttttttttttttgttcttgcccTTGTAGAATGTGGTGGGGCATTATTTAATGAAGTTCCTCACAGTTGAGGCACTCTACCATTGACAAGGCATGTTAGCTGAGCAGTTGCTCCTTTGGGAAGGGTGGTGTCCTTAAGGGCCTGCTGGAAGCGAGGTTCACTCTGAAGCTGCTTATCCAGCGACTGGAtggcctcctctgcctcttggCTCCAGCCTGGCTCTGGATGAGAGGGAGGATGGTGacgaataaaacagaaacaaggcTTTACTGATCACAAAGGGGTAAACTTGAAGTGACAATCGCAAACTGTGAATCATCCACCATATGTGTGCAGCTCTAGGACATGGGAGGGCTTTGTGCGCATATATATCTATgcgtttgtgtatgtgtgtgcctgtgtgtgtgtctttttatcGGTCTTAccctctgctgaggagctgcCAGGAGAGTCTGGCCTGTTGGAGAGGTTAGCCATCCGCTGTAGGGCCAAAACAGCCTTGCCAGTTTTCTAGAAGTTTAAAGGACAAATACCACTGGATGACAAAGTACACTCATAACCAAGCTTCAGGTCTATATGGGGCAATGGATTAAAAAGGTCATCACACGGAGGCACCGATAAGAGAATTGTACATCTGTCCTCTGCTGCACTGTCATCACTTTTCAGCGGCGTTACCTTCCACTTGCGCTTGGCCAGAAAGCGTCTCATCTTCCCCTTATTGAGGGACTTGGTGGGTCTGCGATTCAGAGGGGTAAAAGAGACCATCCAGGGGTGGGCGAGGGCCTCGGTACATGACAATCTGCATCTAGAGTGCAGGTGGATGAAGAGGGAGAAGCAAAAGCTGTCAAATGCTGCCATTAGTCTGCTGAACTCACTGGATTACCTGCTGcataaataagacaaaatataaatgaactAAATAATATCCAGATGTTGCTAAATAGTTTGCAAACATGCATATTCTATGCAAATAGTTGCAGATGCAACAAGGAATATGTTGCTCATgtgaattttcttttctcttgtagCTACGTAGACGCTAAGCTAGAAACTTTATGAATGCATCACAAGGACGTGCTTGAGTCTGAGCAGTGAGTACAGCGATCATGTAGGTGACCATGGCTTTGGTATTTGCTATGGGCCATGATCATAAAACTAGACCAACCTCCGGTCTTTTTTCAGCAGGGAGCTGATAAAGTCCTTAGCTTGATCAGAGATGTCCTCAAAACTCTCCTGGTCAAACTCGTAGCGTGCAGCAGTCACAAGAGCAAAGGTCTCAGCATCGCTGTTCCCCTGGAAGGGAGATTCTCCACTGAGCCTGggacacaaaacaataaaactatgaatgaaacatgcacacagcccCATGCAAGCTTACAGGTTTATCAGGGTTCTGCTCAGACTACATATCCTCATCTGTGTACCCattaaaaagggaaatattCTTTAGCATTGACCTGAGGGTAAATTTATAGTCTTGAACTTGTGGTTTCCTTCAGCTTCTTCTGGTTTTGGTTGAAGCTATGCACACTAGAGCTGTACCACTACTGCCATGTCACAGAGGACTGTAGTAACGCAACTTCACCAGGTGATGGTGCCAAAGCTGCATTTATAGAATATatggacacatttttcattttacatatgTCATTTCAACTCTTCTCAGTTTAAGTTTAACTGTAGTTATATTTTAAAACCACCACAGCCTTTATTCAACTTACAAGATGAAGCAGATGACTCCGATGCTCCACATGTCCGTCTCCAGGCTCACAGGCTCATAGCTGATCACCTCAGGGGCCACAAACTCTGGCGTGCCGTGCATCACCATCAGAGGTTTACCCTCCTCTGAAGAGCAGGACGAGAGTAAGAAGAAACACAGTCCAAACTTCAAAATGTCACCctgaatgttttgtatttgtcgGTTTGTATCAGTCTATTTACAGATGGCTCTAGTCAGCTCTAAATAGACCACCCAGTGTGGAGCAGCAGCGTCTAGAGCGTCACCAAATTTTCTGCCTCAATTGGCTTAACAGGCTTTGTTGCATTTCAGTTGAGGTATTTGTCTATTTAAGGAGCTTTTATTGCGTAATTCGCATTGTAGACATCTAGGAATTTCAAAACAGCTCTCCTTGATGTTATGTTGGGTTATTTTTGGCAAGCATTAAAATGAGTGATCCTGCGTAGACATTGCTGTGCTGTCAGGATAAAATATGGTTATATGGAATATTTCTGTATCGACTAAATAAATTgtatatttcaataaataaataaaaaaacaattaaaattgtaaatttccccattgtgggactaataaaggtaTCTTATCAttaacttttctttcttcattttgaTGTTATTAAGTGAGCCATCACAGGAAGCATTTTATTGTGCATGCTGACGGCATCAAGTTGAGCTGCACAACATTGACTGCTGCTGCCTTATAAGGACACTCTGATTTCCCTGTATTGTAACTTCTaccaaaatacacacaggattTTACATTCAGTAGAATAAACACAGGGGTCTTCGTTCACTGTCCCTCGTGAGTGACTGTAAAAATCAAGCCAATAGAAAATCTGCTGTATACAAGAGAATTACTCTCTCACAATGGTCCTTTTTAGTTTGTGATTCTAGCTTAATGTGTGCCATATTAGGACACAAGATCCCAGTGAGATCATTATGAGACTGTTTGCACAAATCCAGCAAACTCACCCAGTTTTCTAGCCAAGCCAAAGTCAATGATCTTGATCCGTGTACCAGTTGTATCTACACAGACGATGTTCTCTGGTTTGAGGTCCAGGTGGACGATGTTCTGCTTGTGAACGTACTGCATGCCCTCGAGGATCTGCTGCACGTAGCGGGCACTGGTGGGCTCTGTGTGCTCAAAGTTGTCATCCACGATGCGTTCAAAGAGCTCCCCACCTGCAATACTGGGCAAATAAATAACACCAGTCAGGTCCATGCTTCAACTAATGTAGCTCTCACCAGTTATTCAATGATTTTACCGGATTAAAGTCACTTTTCTAGTCCACAGTTACTTACTACTCCATGACCATGACCATCTCTGAGCGTGTGTCATAGGCAGCCACACACTGGACCAGTTTTGGGTGGTGAAGACAGTTCATGAGTTCGATCTCTTTGCGAGCAGCCTCCTTCTCCTTAGAGGTTCGCGCTCGGTAGAACTTCCCAGCAGACTCCTGACCCGTCTCTTTGTTGGACAATCGGTACACATCACCAAACTTCCCACTACAAAAGTTATATCCAAAACAAATAAGAGACAGTCCGTTTTCAGTTGGCAAGATACAGGAGAATTATCTGAACTGTATTGAAAGCctaatgtttgttttccatGCTTACACTCCCAGCTTCTCATGCACATTGTAGTGGTCCTTGATCTTGTGTTTGGTGTCAATGGTCACCGTGATGTACGGCACAGactcttccttcttttcttcttcaaaacacaaataatgagTTGGCAAACAAGACGTAAAACctcaaacattttccaaattCACCATATTACCTACTTGCAGTTGCCATCTTGATACACTTAGACTCCCGGCTTGGTTCGCTGACCCCTGCTGAGTTGTAGGCTCGGACGCGAAAGTGGTACTGCCCCTGAGGCTGCAGGCCTGAGCGGATGTGGTAGGATGTGTTTTTACAACGGCTTGCTACTTCAGTCCAGCTCCCAGGCTTGTCTTCCAGGCCCTGTTGTTTGACCTCCACGATGTAGCCCAACACAGCTGTGCCTCCGTCGTAGCTGGGACCCGTCCAGGACAGGACCAGGGACTGAGTGGAAAGCTGGGAAACAACAGGCTGGGATGCCGGTGGGTCGGGCCGGTCTGAGGTGAAATTCAAGAAGGAAACACCTTTAGTCAAATCCTTAAACATGAGGCAACAGGTGCACTGTTCCAACAAGAACAGAAGTACTGATTGGACATATCTGAGCAAATATTTAAGGGACGAATACCAGTGTTGGGTCATTTCAAATCACTGCAGAACCAAAGTGAGTCTCACCTATGACACTGAGGGAGACGGTGTGCTGTGCAGAGCCTTTACTATTTCGCACTATGACAGTGTACGAGCCTGTGTCTTCTGGACAGGCCTGAGAGATCTCCACGCTGCTTTGTGTTTCACTGCTCCTCACAGACGTCCTCGGCCTACCTGACACCACCTGAAGAGAAGGAGACAAGGAGGAAGCAAACACGCAGACCTTTACTGCCACAGAATTTCAAAGTGACACATAAAGTAATGGATCAAACTGCTGCACACTAAAAGCCACTGGGACTCCTGTCGTTGTTACCTTGTCTCTGTTGTAAATCCAGCAGCAGGCCACAGGGATGGAGCTGCTCCTGAACTCGCAGTGTAGCCGGGCCTGCTCTCCTAAACGCGCATCCACCTGCTCTGGTGGGTCTAGAAACTCCACAGGAGGTCCTGAGGGGAAGCAGAGTTTACTCATTCAACAAAACCACAACTGTAACCTTTGCTAGTGGAgacttttctttgtgaaggTTGATATCACTGATATCTGTGGAGACTGAAGAAGTAGGTGGACTTACAGGTGAGTGTGCTACGACAGGCAGATTTAAGAAGCATTTAACCAATCACATGCGAGCAGTCATGCTTGGTTGCAGTGGCACTGAAGGTAGTTTTTGGACATTGTATGCATTTGAATATTCAGCTAATGgaaatgttattgtgtgagtggGTAGATGGCGCCAGGCCAACTGAGTgaagtttaaaacaaaatcattttttatttttcgtTTTATTCACGAAACAAATTTTACTTGCCACTATGCCGCACTAACTTTGTTGCTGCTTCCCTGCCCTCTATTATCAGCAAATTTATTATTGATTTGCTTTATTTCTACATAAGAATGAGGTGGGTAAGATTTTATGGGTGTGTGAgaataaaacagacttttttatATAAGGTTTTAGTCTAccttgctcttcctcttcttcttccctgtgTTGGTTTTTCCCTTTAGAAGGTGATTGGGTGCTTTCAGGTGACGCAGCCTTGAATGTGACCTCACTACGCAGCTCATGGTTGCTTAATCTGGAGATTTCCTTTGGTGCTGTTTGAGAGTGAGACAGCTTTACGTCAGTATGGTTAATTTAGGAACAGGTTATACTGTATTCGATGTTTGTGCTGAATTTTTAACCCATCACTTTGCTCTTGCTTTACTTTACCATACCTGTGATTTGTAACACAGCACTGCTTGACTGTTTCCCAGCAATATTCTCAGCTACGCAGGTATACGTCCCAGCATCTCCGGCTGAACACCAAGTCAAAGCCAGACTGGCAACACCATTTTTGAAGGTAGACTTACTTGAATGCAGCCTCTCacctaaatgacaaaataaaaatggacaAACATGCTTTTACGGTAGGTGATAATCATTGATACAGGATGTTTGGCCTTGAAGTTCCTTATAAGAACTTTGGCTAACATATTCTCATTCATCATTTACCAAGGTATGGTAATCGGTCATTTACCATTGTGCTGCCAGGAAACATTCAGAGGCCGACTTCCTGCGATAACACCTTCAAAAGTAGCATCACTTCCTTCACGGACTGAACAGTCACTGAGCAGTTGTTTGAAGTGAGGCTTTTCTTGTGTCTGGACGGGTGTCAGTCTGGAGTCTtagcagagaagagagatgaaggacaatggtttttgttttcagatatGCTTGACTGGAATGCAAACCAGTGTTTCCTCTACCACTGACCATTCAGGGTGGGCCAACCTATTCAAAACAAAGGTGTTTCTGTGCAGAGTTGTTATGTGatgcaaaacatttcttttcagttgCCTTTGGATCCTGGCCCTAATGTAACTGATCAAACTGTGGATGAACTTTGAATGCACAGTGTGCTAGTTGTAAATGTGAataggaaacagaaaacagaagttgGTGTAgggtatttatttgttttgcctCCAGTCAGAGCAGCTCATAAGCTACCTTCTGCTGCACCTACTGTCG
It encodes:
- the LOC139225243 gene encoding myosin light chain kinase, smooth muscle-like; this translates as MDKDGRKPKTFVSTFRLAIKPQTRPFRVERQKEDGLEATNRMLKGSNKLGVSSATGERLHSSKSTFKNGVASLALTWCSAGDAGTYTCVAENIAGKQSSSAVLQITAPKEISRLSNHELRSEVTFKAASPESTQSPSKGKNQHREEEEEEQGPPVEFLDPPEQVDARLGEQARLHCEFRSSSIPVACCWIYNRDKVVSGRPRTSVRSSETQSSVEISQACPEDTGSYTVIVRNSKGSAQHTVSLSVIDRPDPPASQPVVSQLSTQSLVLSWTGPSYDGGTAVLGYIVEVKQQGLEDKPGSWTEVASRCKNTSYHIRSGLQPQGQYHFRVRAYNSAGVSEPSRESKCIKMATAKEKKEESVPYITVTIDTKHKIKDHYNVHEKLGVGKFGDVYRLSNKETGQESAGKFYRARTSKEKEAARKEIELMNCLHHPKLVQCVAAYDTRSEMVMVMEYIAGGELFERIVDDNFEHTEPTSARYVQQILEGMQYVHKQNIVHLDLKPENIVCVDTTGTRIKIIDFGLARKLEEGKPLMVMHGTPEFVAPEVISYEPVSLETDMWSIGVICFILLSGESPFQGNSDAETFALVTAARYEFDQESFEDISDQAKDFISSLLKKDRRCRLSCTEALAHPWMVSFTPLNRRPTKSLNKGKMRRFLAKRKWKKTGKAVLALQRMANLSNRPDSPGSSSAEEPGWSQEAEEAIQSLDKQLQSEPRFQQALKDTTLPKGATAQLTCLVNGYPQPEVKWLQNEQPVSESHRVTMEQNEDGLCSLLVADLESSDSGVYVCRACNKLGEAISSAKLKVEM